From Lampris incognitus isolate fLamInc1 chromosome 13, fLamInc1.hap2, whole genome shotgun sequence, one genomic window encodes:
- the LOC130122549 gene encoding zinc finger protein OZF-like has translation MSKINLFRSFVIERLTAAAEEILGAFESTMEEQEEEIARQRRLLDTVLKPSVTLHRIDFVQLSDQQHCEQERSPSLVKEEQQELWISPQEDQVQLKEVADRTTPESKFTPLCYGNDDSKDQPLPLQLYQTQTEGDTEPPAVISFEVTQPDAKEDNFLISEPTSDHHTLSNCRHVTKSEADRSGSSQNCEEVGSTRKARLKSHKKPYNRCKICGKVLYNSEIFKIHMTFHTKERPYKCTTCGNDFTCKSDMEKHTRAHTGEKPFICTTCGKMFTRKSSLQTHIRTHTGEKPFRCTTCGKMFTHKSNFQTHVRTHTGEKAFRCTTCGKMFTRKSSLQTHVRTHTGEKPFRCTTCGKMFAQKSSFKSHVRTHTGERPFRCTTCGKMFAQKLSLQSHVRTHTGERPFTCTTCGKMFANKSNFRRHVRTHTGEKPGAATVEKGSAQNGVSNNKS, from the exons ATGTCCAAAATAAACCTTTTCAGATCGTTCGTCATCGAGCGACTAACGGCGGCAGCTGAGGAGATATTAGGAGCCTTCGAGAGCAcgatggaggagcaggaggaggagataGCTCGACAGAGGAGACTGCTGGATACTGTCCTGAAGCCCAGCGTTACCTTACACAGAATAG ACTTTGTGCAGTTATCTGATCAGCAGCATTGTGAGCAGGAGAGGAGCCCCAGTCTGGTCAAGGAAGAACAACAGGAACTCTGGATCAGTCCACAGGAAGACCAAGTTCAATTGAAGGAGGTAGCTGATAGGACCACCCCTGAGTCCAAATTTACCCCTCTTTGTTATGGAAATGATGATAGTAAAGATCAGCCTCTGCCCTTGCAACTCTACCaaacacagacagagggagacacagagccccCAGCTGTCATCTCATTTGAAGTGACACAACCGGATGCCAAAGAAGACAACtttttaatatcagaaccaacaagtgACCACCATACCCTCTCTAACTGCCGTCATGTAACTAAGAGTGAAGCTGACCGTAGTGGGAGTAGCCAAAACTGTGAGGAAGTGGGTTCAACTCGTAAAGCAAGGCTAAAATCTCACAAAAAGCCCTACAACAGATGCAAGATTTGTGGGAAAGTGCTTTATAATTCAGAAATTTTCAAAATTCACATGACATTTCACACAAAGGAAAGGCCTTACAAATGCACCACTTGTGGGAACGATTTTACCTGTAAGTCTGACATGGAGAAGCATACAAGGGctcatacaggagagaagccattcatatgcaccacgtgcgggaaaatgtttacgcggaagtcaagtttacaaacgcacataaggactcatacaggggagaagccattcagatgcaccacgtgcgggaaaatgtttacccacaagTCAAATTTTCAAAcacacgtaaggactcatacaggggagaaggcATTCCgatgcaccacatgcgggaaaatgtttacccggaagtcaagtttacaaacgcatgtaaggactcatacaggggagaagccattcagatgcaccacatgcgggaaaatgtttgCCCAGAAGTCAAGTTTTAAAtcgcacgtaaggactcatacaggggagaggccattcagatgcaccacatgcgggaaaatgtttgCCCAAAAGTTAAGTTTACAAtcgcacgtaaggactcatacaggggagaggcCATTCAcatgcaccacgtgcgggaaaatgtttgccAACAAGTCAAATTTTAGAaggcacgtaaggactcatacgGGGGAGAAGCCAGGTGCTGCGACTGTGGAAAAGGGTTCAGCTCAAAATGGTGTCTCAAACAACAAGTCATGA